One segment of Dolichospermum sp. DET69 DNA contains the following:
- a CDS encoding AAA family ATPase, which yields MNFRDEFKLLLRARYPLIYIPTYEEERVEAAIREEAINQGNCPVYTWDFVDGYQGSPNDVGFGKRNPLQALEFIEKLNAAAPAVLILRDYHRFLDDVAISRKLRNLARLLKSQPKNIVLLSPRVAIPDDLMEVLTVVEFPLPNASEIKTEVERLLQATGNPPVGKFLDDLVRSCQGLSMERIRRVLARAIASHGQLEPEDVDLVLAEKRQTIRQTQILDFYPANEEISDIGGLDNLKDWLIRRGGSFSDKARQYGLPHPRGLMLVGIQGTGKSLTAKAIAHHWHLPLLRLDVGRLFGGLVGESESRTRQMIQVAEALAPCILWIDEIDKAFSGLGSKGDAGTTSRVFGTFINWLAEKTSPVFVVATANDIQSLPPEMLRKGRFDEIFFVGLPSQEERKAIFNVHLSRLRPHNLNSYDIERLAYETPDFSGAEIEQTLIEAMHIGFSQNRDFTTDDILEATSQIIPLARTALEQIQKLQEWAASGRARLASKYSPLNERIQRQL from the coding sequence ATGAATTTTCGTGATGAGTTTAAATTGTTACTCCGCGCTCGTTATCCGTTGATTTATATTCCTACTTATGAGGAGGAACGGGTAGAAGCGGCGATTCGGGAAGAGGCGATTAATCAAGGTAATTGTCCGGTGTATACTTGGGATTTTGTGGACGGTTATCAGGGAAGTCCTAATGATGTGGGATTTGGTAAACGTAACCCGTTACAGGCTTTGGAGTTTATAGAAAAGTTGAATGCTGCTGCACCTGCGGTGTTGATTTTGCGGGATTATCATCGGTTTTTGGATGATGTGGCTATTTCTCGGAAACTGCGTAATTTAGCCCGACTACTGAAGTCGCAACCGAAAAATATTGTTTTATTATCGCCTCGTGTCGCTATTCCTGACGATTTAATGGAAGTGTTAACGGTAGTTGAGTTTCCTTTGCCCAATGCCTCGGAAATCAAAACGGAAGTGGAACGGCTGTTACAAGCTACTGGGAATCCACCTGTGGGTAAGTTTTTGGATGATTTGGTGCGTTCCTGTCAAGGATTGTCTATGGAAAGAATTCGCCGGGTATTAGCGCGGGCGATCGCATCTCATGGACAATTAGAACCAGAAGATGTAGATTTAGTCTTGGCAGAAAAGCGCCAAACTATCCGCCAAACCCAAATCCTTGATTTTTACCCTGCTAATGAGGAAATTTCTGATATCGGTGGATTGGATAATTTGAAAGATTGGTTAATTCGGCGCGGTGGTTCATTTAGCGACAAGGCGCGACAATATGGTTTACCTCATCCCCGTGGGTTAATGTTGGTGGGAATACAGGGAACTGGTAAATCTTTAACAGCAAAAGCGATCGCTCATCATTGGCATTTACCTCTGTTACGCTTAGACGTAGGGCGGTTATTCGGCGGTTTGGTGGGTGAGTCAGAATCGCGGACAAGGCAAATGATTCAAGTAGCAGAAGCCCTTGCCCCTTGTATACTATGGATTGATGAAATTGATAAAGCTTTTTCTGGTTTGGGTAGCAAAGGTGACGCAGGAACGACTAGCCGGGTATTTGGGACTTTTATCAATTGGTTAGCCGAAAAAACTTCCCCTGTGTTTGTCGTAGCTACCGCTAACGATATTCAGTCCCTACCACCGGAAATGTTAAGAAAAGGGCGATTTGATGAAATTTTCTTTGTCGGTTTACCTAGCCAAGAAGAAAGAAAAGCAATTTTTAATGTGCATTTATCCCGATTACGTCCCCATAATTTGAACAGCTATGACATTGAGCGATTAGCCTACGAAACCCCCGATTTTTCCGGTGCAGAAATTGAGCAAACTTTAATTGAAGCTATGCACATTGGTTTTAGTCAAAATCGTGATTTCACAACTGATGATATTTTAGAAGCTACGAGTCAAATTATCCCCTTAGCGCGAACTGCACTTGAGCAAATTCAAAAACTCCAAGAATGGGCTGCTTCTGGTAGAGCGCGTCTAGCTTCAAAATACAGTCCTTTGAACGAACGTATTCAACGTCAATTATAG
- a CDS encoding SH3 domain-containing protein — MFTNLLKFILGFALAIAVLCGTGLTVALYFVNRTAITPPKPMYANDNPSNQAKKPKAIPKSQPKTQNTPNPTTSPTSTPTPTPTESPKSLPPDAYEGTVTWSGGLSMRAEPEANSSSTGGVGANKKVIILEESADKKWQKIRIADTDTEGWVKSGNIQRSQ; from the coding sequence ATGTTTACGAACTTACTTAAATTTATACTCGGTTTTGCGTTAGCGATCGCAGTTTTATGTGGTACTGGCTTGACAGTTGCTCTCTATTTTGTCAACCGTACCGCCATAACTCCTCCTAAACCGATGTATGCTAACGATAATCCATCTAACCAAGCCAAAAAGCCCAAAGCTATTCCCAAATCTCAACCGAAGACACAAAATACTCCTAACCCCACAACTAGCCCTACATCTACTCCCACTCCCACTCCCACAGAATCACCCAAATCATTACCACCAGATGCTTATGAAGGAACTGTTACTTGGTCTGGAGGGCTAAGTATGCGAGCAGAACCAGAGGCAAATTCTTCTAGTACAGGTGGAGTTGGCGCGAATAAAAAAGTGATTATTTTAGAAGAAAGTGCCGATAAAAAATGGCAGAAAATTCGTATTGCTGATACCGATACAGAAGGTTGGGTAAAATCAGGTAATATTCAACGTTCCCAGTAA
- the hppD gene encoding 4-hydroxyphenylpyruvate dioxygenase produces the protein MLQIDHVHFYVEDAQRWRDWFVYCLGFQTVNDGIFPSLSDHQKSLHTCTEVVKSGSVYFLLSSPILPTSPVAEFLRQHPPGVVDIAFAVDDVESLTARAITHGATILQPVQDAGFCQYAKIAAWGGLNHTLITRNKAKIKEVENISHDSITAIDHLVLNVGVGELERAVSWYQKIFDFQPQQAFNIKTDRSGLHSQVMISPHGYVQLPINEPASPSSQIQEFLDVNRGAGIQHIALLIPNLVDAISRFRAAGLSFLSIPQNYYSQLQQRYKFSLSPQELQAIADQEILVDWHEDAHPGQLLLQIFSQPIFSKPTFFFEFIERRSLAQGFGEGNFMALFQAIEREQIKRGFVSG, from the coding sequence ATGCTGCAAATTGATCACGTTCACTTCTATGTCGAAGATGCCCAAAGGTGGCGAGATTGGTTTGTATATTGTCTTGGTTTCCAAACAGTAAATGATGGCATTTTTCCAAGTCTTTCTGATCATCAAAAATCTTTACATACTTGTACAGAAGTGGTGAAAAGTGGATCTGTCTACTTTTTACTTTCTTCTCCTATTTTACCTACTAGCCCTGTGGCTGAGTTTTTACGTCAACATCCTCCTGGTGTGGTTGATATAGCTTTTGCTGTTGATGATGTAGAATCATTGACAGCAAGGGCCATAACCCATGGGGCAACAATTCTCCAACCTGTTCAAGATGCTGGATTTTGTCAGTATGCTAAAATCGCGGCTTGGGGTGGTTTGAATCATACATTAATTACCAGAAATAAAGCAAAAATAAAAGAAGTCGAAAATATTTCACATGATTCTATTACTGCTATTGATCATCTAGTTTTAAATGTAGGAGTTGGTGAGTTAGAAAGGGCTGTTAGTTGGTATCAAAAAATATTTGATTTTCAACCTCAACAAGCTTTTAATATTAAAACTGATCGCTCTGGTTTGCACAGTCAGGTAATGATTTCTCCTCATGGCTATGTCCAATTACCAATTAATGAACCAGCTTCACCTAGTTCGCAAATTCAGGAGTTTCTAGATGTGAATCGAGGAGCAGGAATTCAACATATTGCTTTATTAATACCCAATCTTGTGGATGCTATCTCTCGGTTTCGGGCTGCTGGCTTATCCTTTCTTTCTATTCCCCAAAATTATTATTCCCAGTTACAACAACGTTATAAATTTTCCCTCTCACCTCAAGAGTTACAAGCGATCGCTGATCAAGAAATTCTGGTAGACTGGCATGAAGATGCTCATCCAGGGCAGTTATTACTGCAAATTTTCAGTCAACCAATTTTCTCAAAACCAACTTTTTTCTTTGAATTTATTGAACGTCGTTCTCTGGCTCAAGGTTTTGGGGAAGGTAACTTTATGGCTTTATTTCAAGCCATTGAACGCGAACAAATTAAACGTGGTTTTGTTAGTGGTTAG
- a CDS encoding SDR family NAD(P)-dependent oxidoreductase, whose protein sequence is MQDKVIVIVGATGGIGATLTRQLAPTGARLVLVARDAAKLATLANELAADVLTVPTDITQPQQVEALIQTTVAQFGQIDVLVNTAGAGILKAYNNIEPTDLDAMVDLNLKGCFYTTQAAAKEMQKRKSGHICNVVGILGKHSMPMAAAYSASKFGVVGFSKSMAEELKRFGVKITLFYFGGIDSPFWDKVNLKVDRTKMLSCETAANAIFYALSAEPQAIPMEINIQPESHLFF, encoded by the coding sequence CTGCAAGATAAAGTTATTGTCATTGTCGGTGCTACGGGTGGTATTGGTGCTACCTTAACTCGTCAATTAGCTCCCACTGGTGCGCGGTTGGTACTTGTAGCTAGAGACGCAGCAAAATTAGCCACATTAGCAAATGAGTTGGCAGCAGATGTACTAACAGTCCCTACGGATATTACTCAACCTCAACAGGTAGAAGCGTTAATCCAAACGACAGTAGCCCAATTTGGACAAATTGATGTCCTAGTAAATACAGCCGGAGCAGGCATTCTCAAGGCATACAACAACATTGAACCGACAGATTTAGATGCAATGGTGGATCTGAATTTAAAAGGCTGTTTTTACACCACTCAAGCAGCAGCTAAAGAAATGCAAAAACGTAAATCTGGGCATATTTGTAATGTTGTCGGTATTCTTGGCAAACATTCTATGCCAATGGCTGCGGCTTATTCTGCTTCTAAATTTGGTGTTGTGGGTTTTAGTAAGTCTATGGCAGAAGAACTGAAACGCTTTGGTGTGAAAATTACGCTTTTTTACTTTGGGGGGATAGATTCTCCTTTTTGGGATAAAGTAAATTTAAAGGTAGATCGGACTAAAATGCTTAGTTGTGAAACTGCTGCAAATGCTATTTTTTATGCTTTATCTGCTGAACCCCAAGCTATACCGATGGAAATTAATATTCAACCTGAGAGTCATTTATTTTTTTAG
- a CDS encoding NYN domain-containing protein, translated as MSYHDSALLQKISVEICQSIIAIQQQQPELLIAKYRTINWQISANKSALSTKFRAILSQTQSWDELLQKLQSSLKAVLVPAAFDSQIVSDLISSIHRLNPENPDLNTTHLLQRQSPGIAILLLDAENLQLNTSTERFLSTICNCPLQVKIAFANWSNRGKLDIELHERGYDLIHVPAGRDNADGKMIALGSSIHERYPNIKEVFVCSSDKVMTNLCNTLQQNGILVYQVSQHGENVKVFNSATSETINYSLKPLPEIPSIEQFISQIKGLIKLQQKQTASYWIKLSLLSKLFKSKHQLTISQIIAHHFPGKKAREIFINYPSEIVVHQIDEKSELYLTLFEHHQPESENSQNNSQSPTTTSKILSTITSSADLEQAISNILTDFSKVDNQKFVDISILGSKFYQQYGNPITEQIKQLQIGGSFVKFLHSCKSLQVQQVGKKWEVGVKSEL; from the coding sequence ATGTCCTATCATGATTCCGCCTTATTGCAAAAAATCTCTGTCGAGATTTGTCAATCAATTATTGCTATTCAACAGCAGCAACCAGAATTATTAATTGCAAAATATCGAACTATTAATTGGCAAATATCTGCGAATAAATCAGCTTTAAGTACAAAATTTAGAGCAATACTCAGTCAAACTCAAAGCTGGGATGAATTATTACAAAAACTGCAATCATCTCTGAAAGCAGTGCTTGTTCCCGCAGCTTTTGATTCACAAATAGTATCCGATTTAATTTCCTCTATTCATCGGCTAAATCCAGAAAATCCTGATTTAAATACTACACATTTACTCCAGCGACAATCTCCTGGTATAGCCATTTTGCTTTTAGATGCAGAAAACCTCCAACTTAACACCAGTACAGAAAGGTTTTTAAGCACTATTTGTAATTGTCCTTTGCAAGTTAAAATTGCTTTTGCTAATTGGTCAAATCGCGGAAAATTAGATATAGAACTACATGAACGTGGTTATGATTTAATTCATGTTCCCGCTGGGAGAGATAATGCTGATGGTAAAATGATTGCTCTTGGTTCTTCTATTCATGAACGCTATCCCAATATTAAAGAAGTTTTTGTTTGTTCATCAGATAAGGTAATGACAAATTTATGTAATACATTACAACAAAATGGTATATTAGTTTATCAAGTTAGTCAGCATGGGGAGAATGTTAAGGTATTCAATAGTGCCACCAGTGAAACTATCAATTATTCTCTCAAACCCCTGCCAGAAATACCATCTATAGAGCAGTTTATTTCCCAAATTAAGGGTTTAATCAAATTACAGCAAAAACAAACTGCAAGTTATTGGATTAAACTTTCGCTTTTATCTAAATTATTTAAAAGCAAACATCAATTAACTATTAGTCAAATTATTGCTCATCACTTTCCTGGCAAAAAAGCCAGAGAGATATTTATTAACTATCCATCTGAGATTGTAGTTCATCAAATTGATGAAAAATCTGAATTATATCTCACACTATTTGAACATCATCAACCCGAATCAGAAAATAGTCAGAATAATTCACAATCCCCAACTACAACATCAAAAATATTATCTACTATTACTTCTTCCGCAGATTTAGAGCAAGCGATTAGTAATATCTTGACTGATTTCAGCAAGGTAGATAATCAGAAATTTGTTGATATTAGCATTTTAGGGAGTAAGTTTTATCAGCAATATGGTAACCCAATCACTGAGCAAATAAAACAATTACAGATTGGTGGTAGTTTTGTTAAATTTTTGCATTCTTGCAAATCTTTGCAAGTTCAGCAAGTAGGTAAAAAATGGGAAGTGGGGGTTAAGTCGGAACTATGA
- a CDS encoding exodeoxyribonuclease VII large subunit: MTFDFPNTALSVAGLTDYLKLLLEQDEILRQVWVTGEVSSTNHHQSGLFFTLKDTNSTASIKCVAWKSQVAKLAQMPVTGEQLIILGSIRIYPQRGEYQLTVWQALPAGVGLQALRYQQLKNSLQAEGLFDTARKRSLPPHPQIIAVVTSPTAAAWGDIQKTLKHRYPGLHILFSPATVQGEQAPASIVKAIERVKKDGRAEVLILSRGGGAVEELACFNDERVVIAVANCSIPVITGIGHQRDESLTDLVADLCVHTPTAAAETVVPALSDLQLQHQQRLTVLCTAVNSLLAARENQLQALKHRLRQLRLDRQVEQEKEKLSWKHRQLLQVTTGQLQQARQHLEVLRQKLASIDPKAVLQRGYAVVRTENGIIPRSVSELTIGENLLIQLAQGKVTVKVIEVTES; the protein is encoded by the coding sequence ATGACCTTTGACTTTCCTAATACCGCCCTTTCCGTAGCTGGTTTAACAGACTACCTAAAATTACTCTTAGAACAAGATGAAATTCTCAGACAAGTGTGGGTAACTGGAGAAGTTTCCAGCACCAATCATCACCAGAGTGGGTTATTTTTTACATTAAAAGATACTAATAGTACAGCCTCTATTAAGTGCGTGGCTTGGAAAAGTCAAGTAGCAAAATTAGCACAAATGCCAGTTACTGGTGAACAGTTAATTATTTTAGGTAGTATTCGCATTTATCCCCAACGCGGAGAGTATCAATTAACAGTATGGCAAGCTTTACCTGCGGGTGTGGGTTTACAGGCATTACGTTATCAACAACTGAAAAATAGCTTACAAGCTGAGGGACTATTTGATACAGCCAGAAAGCGATCGCTTCCCCCACATCCGCAAATTATCGCCGTTGTTACCTCTCCTACCGCCGCTGCTTGGGGTGATATTCAAAAAACCCTCAAACATAGATATCCCGGCTTACACATCTTATTTTCACCTGCTACAGTGCAAGGTGAACAAGCGCCAGCATCCATAGTTAAAGCTATCGAACGAGTTAAAAAAGATGGTCGAGCAGAAGTATTAATTTTATCAAGAGGTGGTGGTGCTGTTGAAGAGTTAGCTTGCTTTAATGATGAAAGAGTGGTTATTGCTGTTGCTAATTGTTCTATTCCCGTTATTACTGGTATTGGACACCAAAGGGATGAATCCTTAACAGATCTAGTTGCCGATTTATGCGTACATACACCAACAGCCGCAGCAGAAACCGTTGTTCCTGCACTGTCTGATTTACAACTTCAACACCAGCAGAGACTTACAGTCTTATGTACAGCCGTAAATTCATTATTAGCAGCTAGGGAAAACCAGCTACAGGCATTAAAACACCGATTGCGTCAATTAAGGTTAGATAGACAAGTAGAACAGGAAAAAGAAAAGTTATCTTGGAAACATCGGCAATTACTACAAGTCACAACAGGACAATTGCAACAAGCCAGGCAGCACTTAGAAGTATTACGGCAAAAATTGGCTAGTATTGACCCCAAAGCCGTATTACAGCGTGGTTATGCAGTGGTGAGAACAGAAAATGGGATCATTCCTCGTTCTGTATCAGAGTTGACTATAGGAGAAAATTTACTGATTCAGTTGGCACAAGGTAAGGTAACAGTTAAAGTTATAGAAGTTACTGAAAGTTGA
- a CDS encoding SUMF1/EgtB/PvdO family nonheme iron enzyme — MSQCLNPDCLQQNSPKTIFCQRCGSKLVLQERYRGVRVIGEGGFGRTFLAVDEQRLDTPCVIKQFLPQQSGSAALEKATELFKQEAFRLRDLGKHSHIPDLLAFFPQEGRLYLIQEFIEGKNLLDELQQKGKFSESEVKQILVELLPILQFVHDNKVIHRDIKPENIIRSSQTGALFLIDFGVSKEVGGSVLSKVGTITGTLGYAPPEQMRGKVFPNSDLYSLAVTCIRLLTGYFQKDDGDDLIFDSMRMQWIWKQYVSVSQELEIVLDKMLQDLPINRFQSPTEVLSALQIQEVPANIIVPQLPVSPNPFQQGLQFISPPLKPPVYPNQNENLGKGVILEMVAIPGGKFLMGSPEGEGNDREKPQHQVTIQPFYMGKYPVTQAQWEMVSRLPEVKIDLRSKPSHFKGANLPVENVSWHDAQEFCARISKATGKLYRLPSEAEWEYACRANTTTPYYFGNTITTDLVNHNNKYGQTTDVGKFLPNAFGLYDMHGNIWEWCEDGWHENYINAPTWPNNTIPWISQGDNNRMLRGGQWYLNPSYCRSASRSYNNGDRRNKDNGFRLVVSGAGTL, encoded by the coding sequence ATGAGTCAGTGTCTTAACCCCGACTGTCTACAGCAAAATTCACCGAAGACGATATTCTGTCAACGTTGTGGGAGTAAACTGGTATTGCAAGAACGGTATCGTGGTGTGCGGGTTATTGGAGAAGGTGGCTTTGGGAGAACCTTTTTAGCAGTAGACGAACAAAGATTAGATACTCCCTGTGTGATTAAGCAATTTTTACCCCAACAGTCGGGAAGTGCGGCTTTAGAAAAAGCGACGGAGTTATTTAAACAAGAAGCTTTTCGACTGCGAGATTTAGGGAAACATTCACATATTCCAGATTTACTGGCTTTCTTTCCCCAAGAAGGAAGATTATATTTAATTCAGGAATTTATCGAAGGTAAAAATCTGTTAGATGAATTACAACAAAAAGGAAAATTCAGCGAATCGGAAGTTAAACAGATATTAGTTGAATTATTACCTATTTTACAATTTGTTCATGATAACAAAGTTATTCATAGAGATATTAAACCAGAAAATATTATTAGAAGTTCTCAAACTGGTGCTTTATTCCTAATTGATTTTGGAGTTTCTAAGGAAGTTGGGGGCAGTGTTCTGAGTAAAGTGGGGACGATTACGGGAACGCTGGGATATGCACCACCGGAACAAATGCGCGGGAAGGTTTTTCCGAATAGTGATCTTTATAGTTTAGCTGTAACTTGTATTCGTTTATTAACGGGATATTTTCAAAAAGATGATGGTGATGATTTAATATTTGATTCTATGAGAATGCAGTGGATATGGAAACAATATGTTTCTGTAAGTCAGGAGTTAGAAATTGTTTTAGATAAGATGTTGCAAGACTTACCTATTAATCGTTTTCAATCACCAACGGAAGTTTTATCAGCATTACAAATACAGGAAGTTCCAGCTAATATTATTGTCCCACAACTACCTGTTTCTCCTAATCCCTTTCAGCAAGGTTTACAATTTATTTCTCCACCACTAAAACCACCAGTTTATCCTAACCAAAATGAAAATTTAGGAAAAGGAGTAATTTTAGAAATGGTAGCAATACCTGGGGGAAAATTCCTCATGGGTTCACCCGAAGGAGAAGGAAATGATCGGGAAAAACCGCAACATCAAGTTACCATTCAACCATTTTACATGGGAAAATACCCTGTTACCCAAGCACAATGGGAAATGGTATCACGCTTACCAGAGGTGAAGATTGATTTAAGGTCTAAACCTTCACACTTCAAAGGTGCAAATCTTCCAGTTGAAAATGTATCATGGCATGACGCACAAGAATTTTGTGCTAGGATCAGCAAAGCTACAGGTAAATTATATCGCTTGCCCAGCGAAGCTGAATGGGAATATGCCTGTAGAGCTAATACCACAACTCCCTACTACTTTGGTAACACTATTACCACCGATTTAGTCAATCATAATAATAAGTATGGACAAACCACAGACGTAGGAAAATTTCTCCCCAATGCCTTTGGTTTATATGATATGCACGGGAATATATGGGAGTGGTGTGAAGATGGCTGGCACGAAAATTATATTAACGCACCTACTTGGCCTAATAACACTATCCCTTGGATTAGTCAAGGTGACAATAACCGTATGCTGCGTGGTGGTCAGTGGTATCTCAATCCTTCTTATTGCCGTTCGGCCAGTCGCAGCTACAATAATGGAGACCGCAGAAACAAAGACAACGGTTTTCGGTTGGTAGTTTCGGGTGCAGGGACTCTTTAA
- a CDS encoding retroviral-like aspartic protease codes for MREIIVRIRHYRNIPGERDTGASVNVLPYEIGLQLGLDWDKCDTSVTLAGNLAKFPAKGATIDEFLPVTMVFAWTQAENTPLLLGRINFFQEFDVCFYGSQLAFEIFTKSNES; via the coding sequence TTGCGCGAAATAATTGTCAGAATCAGGCATTACCGTAACATTCCAGGCGAGCGCGACACAGGCGCAAGCGTCAATGTTTTACCCTACGAAATTGGATTACAATTAGGACTAGATTGGGATAAATGTGATACATCTGTTACCCTAGCAGGTAATTTAGCTAAATTTCCCGCCAAAGGAGCTACCATTGATGAATTTCTACCTGTGACTATGGTTTTTGCTTGGACTCAAGCTGAAAATACACCTTTACTATTGGGAAGAATCAATTTTTTTCAAGAGTTTGATGTGTGTTTTTATGGTTCTCAATTAGCTTTTGAAATTTTTACCAAGTCTAATGAATCTTAA
- a CDS encoding type II toxin-antitoxin system HicB family antitoxin, whose product MLTTYTAKYTKINSGYMGQLIEWQEVITEGETLEICRAMLQDALKEMIFAYHQQNKEIPTGNSLLEQIPVEV is encoded by the coding sequence ATGCTAACTACATACACCGCAAAATATACCAAAATAAATAGTGGGTATATGGGACAACTGATTGAATGGCAAGAAGTCATTACCGAAGGAGAAACACTAGAAATATGCAGAGCTATGTTACAAGATGCACTCAAAGAAATGATTTTTGCCTATCATCAGCAAAATAAAGAAATTCCCACAGGAAACTCTTTACTTGAACAAATTCCTGTAGAAGTATAA
- a CDS encoding type II toxin-antitoxin system HicA family toxin produces MSVKRKDLIKYLEENGFYLLREGGNHSIYTNDIKTIPVKRHRAIDRITANSICKQADLLPKF; encoded by the coding sequence ATGTCCGTAAAACGAAAAGATTTAATTAAGTATTTGGAAGAAAATGGATTTTATTTATTGCGGGAAGGTGGCAACCATTCTATTTATACTAATGATATAAAAACTATTCCCGTCAAAAGACATCGTGCAATTGATCGTATTACTGCCAATTCAATTTGTAAACAAGCTGATTTATTACCTAAATTTTAA
- the bioF gene encoding 8-amino-7-oxononanoate synthase, translated as MNNNPYAWINESLATIHRADWYRSVQTIHSRPGATVVLSGQEVINFASNDYLGLAGDERLQIAAITAIQQFGTGSTGSRLLSGHREIHRELEQGIASTKQTQDALVFSSGYLANLGTIAAIVGKRDLILSDEYNHSSLKKGAILSGATVMEYPHGGTAVLQEKLWEHRKNFRRCLIITDSVFSMDGDLCPLPQLLDLAEEFRSMLLLDEAHATGVIGKTGAGCVEHFGCTGRELIQIGTLSKALGSLGGYVAGSLPLIDFLRNRAPSWIYTTALSPADTAAAIAAIKIVQEEPERRSQLWQNVNYLKQLITENLPNLKLLPTESPILCFQLPNAAAALTAGKHLRESGIFAPAIRPPTVSTSRIRISVMATHELGHIQKLVEVIKSMEELE; from the coding sequence ATCAATAATAATCCTTATGCTTGGATAAATGAATCTCTCGCCACTATTCATCGGGCTGACTGGTATCGTTCCGTGCAAACTATTCACAGCCGACCCGGTGCAACTGTGGTATTATCTGGGCAAGAGGTTATTAATTTTGCCAGTAATGATTACTTAGGACTAGCAGGAGATGAACGCTTACAAATAGCCGCCATTACTGCTATTCAACAATTCGGCACTGGTAGTACAGGTTCTAGATTACTCAGTGGGCATCGAGAAATACATAGAGAATTAGAACAGGGAATCGCATCTACTAAGCAAACCCAAGATGCATTAGTATTTAGTTCTGGTTATTTAGCAAATTTAGGGACAATTGCGGCCATAGTCGGCAAAAGAGACTTAATTTTATCTGATGAATATAATCATTCCAGCTTAAAAAAGGGAGCAATTCTCAGCGGTGCAACTGTCATGGAATATCCGCACGGTGGTACTGCAGTACTGCAAGAAAAATTATGGGAACACAGGAAAAATTTTCGCCGCTGTTTGATCATCACTGATAGCGTCTTTAGTATGGATGGTGATTTATGTCCATTACCACAATTGCTAGATTTAGCTGAAGAATTTAGGAGTATGCTACTGCTCGATGAAGCTCATGCTACGGGAGTCATAGGAAAAACTGGTGCTGGCTGTGTAGAACATTTTGGGTGTACAGGGAGAGAATTAATTCAAATTGGCACATTAAGTAAAGCTTTGGGAAGTTTAGGCGGATATGTCGCTGGTAGCCTTCCTCTAATTGACTTTTTACGCAATCGCGCCCCCAGTTGGATTTATACTACAGCCCTTTCCCCCGCAGACACAGCAGCAGCAATAGCCGCTATTAAGATAGTACAAGAAGAACCGGAAAGGCGATCGCAACTTTGGCAAAATGTCAATTATTTAAAACAATTAATTACAGAGAATTTACCTAATTTAAAGTTATTACCCACAGAATCGCCGATATTATGTTTTCAATTACCTAATGCAGCCGCAGCATTAACAGCAGGAAAGCATTTGCGAGAATCGGGAATTTTTGCCCCAGCCATTCGTCCCCCCACAGTTAGCACCAGCCGAATTAGAATATCTGTAATGGCTACCCATGAGTTAGGACATATTCAGAAGTTGGTAGAAGTGATTAAAAGTATGGAAGAATTAGAGTAA